One Danio aesculapii chromosome 22, fDanAes4.1, whole genome shotgun sequence genomic window carries:
- the rpl32 gene encoding 60S ribosomal protein L32 — protein MAALRPLTKPKIVKKRTKKFIRHQSDRYVKIRANWRKPRGIDNRVRRRFKGQMLMPNIGYGSNRKTKHMLPSGFKKFLVHNVKELEVLMMSNKSHCAEIAHNVSSKNRKLIVERAAQLAIKVTNPNARLRSEENE, from the exons ATGGCGGCCCTCAGACCCCTTACCAAACCTAAAATCGTCAAGAAAAGGACCAAGAAGTTCATTAGACATCAGTCTGACCGCTATGTCAAGATCAGG GCAAACTGGAGAAAGCCCAGAGGTATTGACAACAGAGTGCGCAGACGCTTCAAGGGTCAGATGTTGATGCCCAACATTGGTTATGGAAGCAACAGGAAGACCAAACACATGCTGCCCTCTGGATTCAAGAAGTTCCTGGTCCACAACGTCAAGGAACTCGAAGTCCTTATGATGAGCAACAA GAGTCATTGTGCAGAGATTGCTCACAACGTGTCCTCAAAGAACAGAAAGCTCATCGTTGAACGGGCTGCACAGCTGGCGATCAAGGTCACAAACCCCAACGCCAGACTCCGCAGCGAGGAGAACGAATAA